A genome region from Akkermansiaceae bacterium includes the following:
- a CDS encoding DUF1501 domain-containing protein, producing MNDLRKQLALHHAWQQDWSRRTFLKRSFAGLGGIALSQFSKAASLPYLHQQGGLHFPAKAKRVIHLCMAGGPSHLESFDPKPQLDALNGQPFPESFTKGQQLAQLQGSKLIARGSFTKFTKHGQAGIEISDLFPHIGSIADEICVIRSMVTEQINHDPAHAFMNSGSILKGRPSMGSWLLYGLGSDTQNLPGYVVMVSRGKFADQPISARQWSSGFLPSKFQGVQFQSKGDAVHYVGSPDGVCQSTQRQVIDEVQRLNGLLREHHYDPEIETRIAQYEMAFRMQSSVPELTDMKGEPQHILDMYGVKEAGDGSFASNCLLARRMLERGVRFVQLYHRGWDQHSDIETRMPQSAALTDQASAALVKDLKQRGMLEDTLVIWGGEFGRTPMGQGTGRDHHIKAFSLWMAGAGIKGGHVHGATDELGYASVQDTVSVHDLHATLLDRFGIDHERFTRKFQGLDYKLTGVEPSKVIKGILA from the coding sequence ATGAACGACCTCCGGAAACAACTCGCCCTCCACCACGCATGGCAGCAGGACTGGTCGCGCCGCACCTTCCTGAAGCGCAGCTTCGCCGGCCTCGGCGGGATCGCGCTTTCCCAGTTTTCCAAAGCCGCCAGCCTGCCCTATCTCCACCAGCAGGGCGGCCTGCATTTCCCGGCGAAGGCGAAGCGCGTCATCCACCTCTGCATGGCCGGCGGCCCCTCGCACCTGGAGTCCTTCGATCCCAAGCCCCAGCTCGACGCCCTCAACGGCCAGCCGTTTCCCGAATCCTTCACGAAAGGCCAGCAGCTCGCCCAGCTCCAGGGCTCCAAACTCATCGCGCGCGGCTCGTTCACGAAATTCACCAAACACGGCCAGGCCGGGATCGAGATCTCCGACCTTTTCCCGCACATCGGCTCGATCGCGGATGAGATCTGCGTGATCCGCTCGATGGTCACCGAGCAGATCAACCACGATCCCGCCCACGCCTTCATGAACTCCGGCTCCATCCTCAAGGGCCGCCCCAGCATGGGCTCATGGCTGCTTTATGGACTCGGCTCCGACACGCAGAACCTGCCGGGATACGTGGTGATGGTATCGCGCGGAAAATTTGCGGACCAGCCCATCTCCGCGCGGCAATGGTCATCCGGTTTCCTGCCCTCGAAATTCCAGGGCGTGCAGTTCCAATCGAAAGGCGACGCCGTCCACTACGTCGGCAGCCCGGATGGCGTTTGCCAATCCACCCAGCGCCAGGTGATCGACGAAGTGCAGCGCCTCAACGGCCTGCTGCGCGAGCACCATTACGACCCGGAGATCGAAACCCGCATCGCGCAATACGAGATGGCCTTCCGCATGCAATCCTCCGTGCCCGAACTCACCGACATGAAAGGCGAGCCCCAGCACATCCTCGACATGTACGGCGTGAAAGAGGCCGGCGACGGCTCCTTCGCGTCGAACTGCCTGCTCGCCCGCCGGATGCTGGAGCGCGGCGTCCGTTTCGTGCAGCTCTACCACCGCGGCTGGGACCAGCATTCGGACATCGAGACAAGGATGCCGCAATCGGCCGCCCTCACCGACCAGGCCTCCGCCGCCTTGGTGAAAGACCTCAAGCAACGCGGCATGTTAGAAGACACCCTTGTCATCTGGGGCGGGGAGTTCGGCCGCACCCCCATGGGTCAGGGCACCGGCCGCGACCACCACATCAAGGCCTTCTCCCTCTGGATGGCCGGCGCGGGCATCAAGGGCGGCCACGTCCACGGCGCCACCGACGAGCTCGGCTACGCTTCCGTCCAGGACACCGTCAGCGTCCACGACCTTCACGCCACCCTGCTGGATCGCTTCGGCATCGACCACGAACGTTTCACCAGGAAATTCCAAGGCCTCGACTACAAGCTCACCGGCGTCGAGCCATCGAAGGTGATCAAAGGGATCTTGGCGTAA
- a CDS encoding toxin-antitoxin system antitoxin subunit yields the protein MIAVELAPDLEARVAALAKSTGRTIASVAHEAIVQQLEDLEDYYEAAKVAKNPGRVYSSGEVERELGL from the coding sequence GTGATCGCAGTGGAATTGGCACCGGATTTGGAAGCGCGAGTCGCCGCCTTGGCGAAATCGACCGGGCGGACGATAGCCTCCGTGGCGCATGAAGCGATCGTCCAGCAGTTGGAGGATCTTGAGGATTACTACGAGGCCGCGAAGGTCGCGAAAAATCCGGGTCGTGTTTACAGCTCAGGGGAAGTCGAACGTGAGCTGGGACTATAG
- a CDS encoding type II toxin-antitoxin system RelE/ParE family toxin → MSWDYSFSEKALKQLRKLGHDPARKIVAFLREKVAGDEDPRRFGKQLKGELGEFWRYRVDDFRIICHIEDGQMRVMVVKVGHRKNVY, encoded by the coding sequence GTGAGCTGGGACTATAGTTTTTCCGAAAAGGCGCTCAAGCAGCTCCGCAAACTCGGACACGATCCCGCCCGGAAGATCGTTGCGTTCCTCAGGGAGAAGGTCGCAGGCGATGAGGATCCCCGGAGATTCGGCAAGCAGCTCAAAGGCGAACTCGGCGAATTCTGGCGATACCGCGTCGATGACTTCCGCATCATTTGCCACATCGAGGACGGGCAGATGAGGGTTATGGTGGTGAAGGTGGGGCATCGGAAAAACGTGTATTGA